From Miscanthus floridulus cultivar M001 chromosome 15, ASM1932011v1, whole genome shotgun sequence, the proteins below share one genomic window:
- the LOC136509279 gene encoding uncharacterized protein: MAHQKNSVDDEYWPELQQINSYAIFMGYLLMGVRGLGLLVLTWTTVVLLGGFVSMLQKNDFWCLTVITLVQTAGVFDFLLKEKASDVGNSLMGLLAAVVAAVLRPFKKDINARVTSKIKQDNKRPSIARFVVVYVLLVVQVLVLGIVLCPLAVLYVLGLYLSAGISLWRLIQHDYGVDDGGANLKPALNVLYSLAMAQGVVYGYRAIYDLVAKTGLVEGVANYYLLETDLVSEYLDETVEGCMKDPSFARGRNLVTYAVDLLMESKSRYGYISGVLILGKMDRYYYGQQQGLMKQLLTGSASFSHVVQRLLETFGPRSPCSTEIRVRAAWIVATVAGSICLDHFPAQGMMMIQCVSSLLDTFEEYSWRHEGYDERQYRYKECDRGWLLGDRELMYLHVDKIPTVKAADSKTQGYKGLVVQGLRILQGLAANEDNCRIIRNAQGLLYKAISPLISDQLHGGDHHDEWSSMAEESLVLISQLMATPYRGETGTKLPSEISGNIQFIIRAIKVILECVRCQALLKRQAVEVLLHLSLSVDTHTPDSIMLMPGGSGSSSSTMFVWILLHISLVPDYHFDRMCGSAHLAKKSSDIKGLAGEKLQGMLSSSSQASTLRSVGDVIRSLATAVADAENNAYIRIHAAKILEGLVRYYTKDVENLKQLKKAMTDAMPEVLKEILHGRGMREAGIQAVTEANNGGKIPAAGPDLEQGGSSHDNNGTSHQQKDEQHQGIQLQKALVELCWTVYNYWIWNRDQDLARQFDEIAAKICAGQGMPHKTFRSLVFEATKKNWEETWALAMNDQLIPQVKQEPE; the protein is encoded by the exons ATGGCCCATCAAAAGAATTCCGTTGATGATGAGTATTGGCCTGAGCTTCAGCAAATCAACAGCTATGCTATATTCATGGGGTACTTGTTGATGGGCGTGAGGGGGCTTGGTTTGCTTGTGCTTACATGGACCACAGTTGTCCTCCTCGGTGGCTTTGTCTCCATGCTGCAGAAGAATGATTTTTGGTGTCTCACAGTTATCACGCTAGTCCAAACTGCAGG GGTCTTCGATTTCCTTTTAAAGGAAAAGGCAAGTGACGTTGGCAATTCTTTGATGGGCTTGCTGGCTGCTGTAGTTGCCGCGGTCTTGAGACCATTCAAAAAAGACATAAACGCCCGTGTTACTTCAAAAATTAAACAAGACAATAAACGCCCGTCGATTGCACGCTTCGTGGTAGTGTATGTTTTATTGGTTGTCCAAGTGCTGGTGCTTGGTATTGTCTTGTGTCCTTTGGCGGTTCTGTATGTGCTTGGGCTATATCTCTCTGCTGGAATTTCTTTATGGCGTCTGATACAACACGATTATGGTGTCGACGATGGAGGCGCCAACCTAAAGCCAGCTCTCAACGTCTTGTACTCCTTAGCCATGGCCCAAGGTGTGGTTTATGGCTACAGGGCCATCTATGATTTAGTGGCAAAAACCGGACTAGTGGAAGGTGTGGCCAATTATTATTTACTAGAGACAGACCTAGTTTCGGAGTACCTAGACGAAACTGTGGAAGGATGTATGAAGGATCCATCGTTTGCGAGAGGAAGGAACCTCGTCACATATGCTGTGGACTTATTGATGGAATCTAAGTCTAGGTATGGCTACATTTCTGGGGTTCTGATTCTTGGAAAAATGGATAGGTATTATTATGGACAGCAGCAGGGTCTGATGAAACAACTACTGACTGGATCAGCGTCCTTTAGCCACGTGGTCCAGCGACTACTAGAGACATTTGGTCCGAGAAGCCCATGTAGCACAGAGATCAGGGTGCGAGCTGCCTGGATAGTGGCAACTGTTGCTGGCAGCATCTGTCTGGACCACTTCCCAGCTCAAGGGATGATGATGATTCAGTGTGTATCATCCCTGCTCGACACATTTGAAGAATACAGTTGGCGGCATGAGGGATATGATGAGCGACAATACAGGTACAAGGAGTGCGATCGGGGCTGGCTGCTAGGTGACCGGGAGCTTATGTACCTACATGTCGACAAAATTCCAACCGTGAAGGCCGCTGACAGCAAGACACAGGGCTACAAAGGTCTGGTGGTGCAAGGCCTACGTATCCTTCAGGGTCTGGCCGCCAATGAGGACAACTGCAGAATCATAAGGAACGCTCAAGGTCTGCTATACAAGGCAATATCGCCTCTTATCTCAGACCAACTTCACGGCGGTGACCATCATGATGAATGGTCCAGCATGGCAGAGGAATCATTGGTACTGATTTCACAGCTTATGGCTACTCCGTATCGAGGAGAGACCGGAACAAAGCTGCCAAGTGAGATCTCAGGCAACATCCAATTCATCATCAGAGCCATCAAAGTTATTCTAGAGTGTGTCAGGTGTCAAGCGCTGCTGAAAAGACAAGCCGTAGAGGTCCTCCTACACCTGTCTCTGTCTGTGGATACACATACACCAGACTCCATTATGCTTATGCCCGGTGGAAGtggaagcagcagcagcacaatGTTCGTATGGATACTGCTGCACATTTCTCTTGTGCCAGATTATCACTTTGACAGGATGTGCGGTTCCGCTCATttggcaaagaagagcagtgacATCAAAGGATTAGCAGGTGAAAAGCTGCAGGGCATGCTGTCTTCATCTTCACAAGCGAGTACGCTGCGATCAGTTGGTGACGTTATTCGCAGCCTTGCTACAGCAGTTGCAGATGCCGAAAACAATGCATACATCAGAATACATGCAGCAAAAATCCTGGAGGGCCTGGTCCGTTACTACACCAAGGATGTTGAAAATCTCAAACAGCTGAAGAAAGCCATGACTGATGCGATGCCAGAG GTGCTCAAAGAAATTCTCCATGGCCGAGGCATGAGAGAAGCAGGAATACAAGCTGTAACAGAAGCAAACAACGGCGGCAAGATTCCGGCAGCTGGCCCGGACCTAGAACAAGGTGGTTCTTCGCATGATAACAATGGTACTTCTCATCAGCAAAAGGATGAGCAACACCAGGGAATCCAACTGCAGAAGGCCTTGGTAGAATTGTGCTGGACGGTATACAACTACTGGATATGGAATCGAGACCAAGATTTGGCTCGTCAGTTCGACGAGATCGCAGCCAAGATATGTGCGGGACAGGGGATGCCTCACAAGACTTTCAGATCACTTGTGTTTGAAGCAACCAAGAAAAATTGGGAGGAGACGTGGGCTTTGGCGATGAACGACCAGCTAATTCCTCAAGTGAAACAGGAACCTGAGTAA
- the LOC136508160 gene encoding uncharacterized protein, whose protein sequence is METMAALARTAPPLAGSSCRPSCALRPTASLSSGAASTTPRGRLGLGLSTASAGSGRAARARAVPRRKIVASSEVEQSYIIIKPDGVQRGLVGEIISRFEKKGFLLKGLKLFQCPKDLAQEHYKDLKDRPFFPKLIDYITSGPVVCLAWEGDGVVASARKLIGATNPLQAEPGTIRGDLAVQTGRNVVHGSDSPDNGKREIARWFKEGELCQWESVQTPWLIE, encoded by the exons ATGGAGACCATGGCTGCGCTCGCGAGGACGGCGCCGCCCCTTGCCGGGTCCAGTTGCCGGCCCTCCTGTGCGCTGCGGCCGACGGCGTCCCTCTCCTCCGGcgccgcttccacgacgccccgCGGCCGGCTCGGGCTGGGGCTGAGCACCGCGTCGGCAGGGAGCGGGAGGGCGGCCAGGGCTCGCGCCGTCCCGCGGCGCAAAATCGTCGCCTCCTCG GAGGTTGAGCAAAGCTACATTATTATCAAACCAGATGGTGTTCAGCGTGGTCTG GTTGGAGAGATTATTTCTCGCTTTGAGAAGAAAGGGTTTTTGTTGAAAGGATTAAAACTTTTCCAGTGCCCCAAGGACTTGGCTCAG GAGCATTACAAGGATTTGAAGGATAGACCTTTCTTTCCTAAGCTGATAGATTACATAACTTCTGGCCCTGTTGTCTGCTT GGCCTGGGAGGGTGATGGTGTTGTTGCATCGGCTCGCAAATTAATAGGAGCTACTAACCCCCTTCAAGCTGAACCAGGGACTATAAGGGGTGATCTTGCAGTTCAAACTGGAAG GAATGTTGTCCATGGAAGTGATAGTCCTGATAATGGCAAGCGTGAAATTG CTCGGTGGTTCAAAGAAGGCGAGCTCTGCCAATGGGAATCTGTTCAAACACCGTGGCTTATAGAGTAG